One stretch of Natronobacterium gregoryi SP2 DNA includes these proteins:
- a CDS encoding helix-turn-helix domain-containing protein — MGRPNADSSGDETISEALTSGDADELPPEDLARRVFDVSPVSTVVVDSNGWIAYANERATETLGASREEIVSWRYGAADWRIYDDDGALIPVEEYPVTQVLETGESVFGFEHWLERPDGSKRWLTLNAAPLTNEDGEVEYVVVAFEDVTELKRREEQLTSEQMRRVEFRTDELTVPPSLRVDTGEWRIEVESVVSLANDGATVQYMGTSDLLAGEFVTAVEEVPHYVDVRLLSTSDGYSRVEARSESTTVSEVFQSLGGHPRAVVIAHDEVRFLGVLPGDVDPRLAADGIREFHPDVELVSEDLVYSPDLLYDVVVDELTDRQFAALEAAYFSGYFDTPRTSTGDELSDRFDVTRQTFNQHLRKAQRAVLQQLYEQSGSTAR, encoded by the coding sequence ATGGGCCGACCGAACGCCGATTCGTCCGGGGACGAGACGATATCGGAGGCGCTCACATCGGGGGACGCCGACGAACTGCCGCCCGAGGACCTCGCACGTCGCGTGTTCGACGTCAGTCCAGTCAGTACGGTCGTGGTCGATTCGAACGGCTGGATCGCGTACGCGAACGAGCGAGCGACCGAGACGCTCGGGGCCTCACGCGAGGAGATCGTAAGCTGGCGGTACGGCGCGGCCGACTGGCGGATCTACGACGACGACGGCGCTCTCATTCCCGTCGAGGAGTATCCAGTAACGCAGGTGCTCGAGACTGGGGAGTCCGTCTTCGGATTCGAACACTGGCTCGAGCGGCCGGACGGATCGAAACGGTGGTTGACGCTCAATGCCGCACCCCTCACGAACGAGGACGGCGAGGTCGAGTACGTCGTCGTCGCGTTCGAAGACGTGACGGAACTAAAACGCCGCGAGGAGCAGTTGACCAGCGAGCAGATGCGACGGGTCGAGTTCCGGACAGACGAGTTGACAGTCCCACCCTCGCTCCGGGTCGACACCGGCGAGTGGCGGATAGAGGTCGAATCCGTCGTCTCGCTGGCAAACGACGGTGCGACCGTCCAGTACATGGGAACCTCGGACCTCTTGGCTGGCGAATTCGTCACCGCCGTCGAGGAGGTTCCTCACTACGTCGACGTCCGACTGCTCAGCACGAGCGACGGGTACAGCCGCGTCGAGGCACGGTCCGAATCGACGACCGTCTCGGAAGTGTTCCAGTCGCTGGGAGGCCATCCTCGCGCTGTCGTCATCGCCCACGACGAAGTCCGGTTTCTCGGCGTGCTACCGGGCGACGTCGACCCGCGGCTGGCCGCCGACGGCATCCGTGAGTTTCACCCCGACGTCGAACTCGTCTCCGAGGATCTCGTCTACTCGCCAGACTTGCTGTACGACGTCGTCGTCGACGAACTCACCGACCGGCAGTTCGCCGCCCTCGAGGCCGCGTACTTCAGCGGGTACTTCGACACACCCCGGACCAGCACTGGCGACGAACTCTCCGATCGGTTCGACGTGACTCGCCAGACGTTCAACCAGCACCTCCGTAAAGCCCAGCGGGCCGTCCTCCAGCAACTGTACGAACAGTCCGGTTCGACGGCACGCTGA
- a CDS encoding HalOD1 output domain-containing protein → MSDNLTEPESSVSWPLDSSVDDDTVTTVARAQYEPEPDAAVVAVVEAVASVTQQDPLEMPPLFGSVNTEALDELVTTPRENPVTVTFSYQQCRVTVSSCGDVAVECRTNE, encoded by the coding sequence ATGAGTGATAACCTGACTGAGCCCGAATCCAGCGTTTCGTGGCCGCTCGATAGCAGCGTCGACGACGACACCGTAACGACGGTCGCCCGCGCCCAGTACGAACCCGAACCGGACGCCGCCGTCGTCGCAGTCGTCGAGGCCGTCGCATCCGTCACCCAACAAGACCCTCTCGAGATGCCACCGCTTTTCGGGAGCGTCAACACCGAGGCCCTCGACGAACTCGTCACCACGCCCAGGGAGAACCCGGTTACGGTGACGTTCTCTTACCAGCAGTGTCGTGTGACCGTCTCGAGTTGCGGCGACGTCGCAGTCGAGTGCCGAACCAACGAGTAG
- the grpE gene encoding nucleotide exchange factor GrpE has translation MSEDEGTNPSAQGVPSEEQSDDGEATSGEQETATTDEPDTTVESGTQTQSDDSGTTETGNASTEPDDPADETDGAPDTGSDVQTILERVNEYDDRLAHKVNSIVDQARDLSGTVQHQREELQDLSERVEAQADTIEALQSELETHRQAVEERDEQLEEYEEEIEDLKSRLKRKQADFQNYKKRAKKRQKQIKDRATEDLVERLVDVRDNLKRALEEESGDTDGLRDGVEMTLREFDRILEDENVTEIEPEPGEEVDPQRHEVMMNVDSDQPEGTIADVYTAGYEMGDKVIQNAQITVSNGVLENVEQETESQESNSGTDEEQRKADAENDSDDEAIELDGDVDGDGDGDGGEDTGDDS, from the coding sequence ATGAGCGAAGACGAGGGCACGAATCCGTCGGCCCAGGGTGTCCCGTCCGAGGAGCAATCCGACGACGGCGAGGCGACGTCTGGCGAGCAAGAGACAGCGACGACGGACGAACCAGACACAACGGTGGAGTCCGGGACCCAGACCCAGTCCGACGATTCCGGAACAACCGAGACGGGCAACGCTTCGACCGAACCGGACGATCCGGCAGATGAGACAGACGGCGCTCCCGACACGGGGTCGGACGTCCAGACGATCCTCGAGCGCGTCAACGAGTACGACGACAGGCTCGCACACAAAGTCAACTCGATCGTCGACCAGGCACGGGATCTCTCCGGGACCGTTCAGCACCAGCGAGAAGAGCTACAGGATCTGTCCGAACGCGTCGAGGCACAGGCCGACACGATCGAAGCTCTTCAATCGGAACTCGAAACCCACAGGCAGGCGGTCGAGGAACGCGACGAGCAACTCGAGGAGTACGAGGAAGAGATCGAGGACCTGAAGAGCCGCCTCAAGCGCAAGCAGGCCGACTTCCAGAACTACAAGAAGCGCGCGAAGAAACGCCAGAAGCAGATCAAAGACCGCGCAACGGAGGATCTCGTCGAGCGCCTCGTCGACGTCCGAGACAATCTGAAACGTGCTCTCGAGGAGGAAAGCGGCGACACCGACGGTCTCCGAGACGGCGTCGAGATGACGCTGCGGGAGTTCGATCGCATTCTCGAGGACGAGAACGTCACGGAGATCGAACCCGAACCCGGCGAAGAGGTCGATCCCCAGCGCCACGAGGTTATGATGAACGTCGACAGCGACCAGCCAGAAGGGACGATCGCCGACGTCTATACGGCTGGCTACGAGATGGGCGACAAGGTCATCCAGAACGCACAGATAACCGTCTCGAACGGCGTACTCGAGAACGTCGAACAGGAAACCGAGAGTCAGGAGAGCAACAGTGGCACCGACGAGGAGCAACGCAAAGCCGACGCCGAGAACGATTCCGACGACGAGGCGATCGAACTCGACGGTGACGTCGATGGTGACGGCGACGGCGACGGCGGCGAAGATACCGGCGACGATAGCTAA